AAAATTTGGCTTTAGACTATACGTGTGCATCATTTGGCTAAAGAACCTTTTGCCCTCTGTCAACAGTCCTGATCTAGCACAAGCACATAAAAGCCCTATGTAAGTAACTTCATCAGGAATGGCTTCTCCATCTCCTGACCAATTCTTCATTTCTGCAAATAAATTAAGTCCATCTTCTGGATTTCCATGAATGCAATGGCCCAAGATCATCGCATTCCAGCAAATCAAATTCCTATATGACATGCTATCAAATAATCTCCGTGCCAGTTCTACCTTCTGACATTTACTATACATATCTATCAAAGAAGTATCAAGAATTATACTTAATCTCAGGGATGTTCTGATAAGAAACCCATGAACAGAACGTCCTTCTTTTAGCCTAGCTGATTTACCGCAAGTGCTAAGCACGCCTACCATAGTTGTATCATTTCCTCGCAATCCACTATTAACCATTTTCCTAAAAACCATCAATGCACACCCAGGGTTATTACCCTTCAGGTATCCATTAATCAAGGTATTCCAAGAAATGACATTTCTCTCGGGCATTACATCAAAAATTTCATGAGCAATACCCAACTCGCCAATGCTAGCATACAAATTAATAATTGAATTCCAGGACACCAAATCCCTTTCAAGCATTTTATCGAACACCTTCCTAGCAGATTCTACATCCCCGCAGCAACCATAGAAATGAAGCAATGAGTTCTGCACTTGCAAAATACAATCGACCCCATTCATCAAAGCTTGCCCATGGCACTTTTGCCCAGATTGGGCACATCCTGTCTTTGCACAAGAACCAAAGAGTGAAACAAAAGTATAACTATTTGGAGAGAACCCAATTTGCAGCATCTCAAAATAGAAAATCACAGCTTGCTCTGGAATAGAACTGAATGAGTATGCCTTAATAACATTATTTACACAAAAAGTACCTGGCGAATCAATGTATCTAAAGACCAAAATGGTGTATTCAATATTACCAAAATCTGAATAGTGTTTTAGAAGCCTAGCAGACCAAAAGGGAAATAACCCACAAGTGATCAACTGAGTTTGGACTTGAAATAGATGTCTTGTGCTTTGACACAATTTGAGAAGTTCAACACTTGGGTGATAAATAGAGTTGGGCCTATCTTTAATATAAGGAAAAGAAGAGGAGTATGGAGCTGAAGAAAGGCAATTCTGTTTGAGAAGGACTCGAACAGGAGGATGGTGATTGCTGAAAGTGTTGTTTATGAGTCTGATTCGAAAGAGATCTCGCGTTGAAATTCTTGCCATTTACTTGGTACTTCGTTTTGATAGACTCTTGAGCGCGATTTGGTATGAGCCAGTAACACATGCCATTCGCTCTCTGTCTCTCTTACTTTTGGGATTCAGATTCGAGCAAAATTATAAATGAGCGGAGAAAGAGCACCTCTCAGTTGGAGGCGaaagtgatgaagacttcaaaagaaaataaaaaaataaacgaaACGCAGTCGTAGGACAGACTTAAGAAAGGAAGCGCCGGTGGGACGTTCTGTGGAAGAAAATGATTGGTCTCACCTTGGTCTGATAATTTCTTAGTGAAGTAGCTTTGATCTTTGGCCTCCTTGGGTAGGTATTGCGAGGAAATAAATTCACTTCCGTGCATTTTTTGTCAGAGTCTCATAGATAATATAGCAAGATACTTGAAATCGATGATTGATATAAATTCTAATGCTACTATTGATTCATCTGCAATTAAGAATTGATAAAGAGATAGTCACAATACGCTCAAGTGGATTGATTTACTTCATCGAAACGAAAATTTTGTGATCATTTCATTCAAACCTTCCACCGGTGCTTTTATAGGGGCAAAAAATATTTCCGTTGCCGGGAATCGAACCCGGGTCTCCTGGGTGAAAGCCAGATATCCTAACCGCTGGACGACAACGGATTGATGATGCTAGGTGACTTCAATATCTAATAAACTCTTATGCAATAAAACCGAGCTAAAATAGATTTTAGTGAACGTCCTTGAGAGTATTAAGAAAtcactatttataaaattataattttaaggaTTTATATGtatgattttttattgttaaataattatattaaattattttttaaatatagatcataatataaatatttaataaaacatattatttaacattaactttttttattttttatttctcagAAAAAAAGGTTATCTTtgtaaaaatacaaataagacATGACCTAAAGTGCAAGGATAGGAGGCATCTCTTCCATCCAGAACACTATTAGCTTCTTGGCCAAATCTTGTACACGATACCAAGTTACCAACCATtccaaaaaatatttcttacGTTTCCTGCTTTTAAAATGGCAGATTTTATCCATAATTTgagaaatagaaaattaaatataaattcatttaatcAACAATAAAATTCACATCCAATAAACATAAACCATATCGTACCATGTATAAATTCTTATCcttttacatattttattttatggttaattgtaatttaattaatgatatTAATACGGATATGAAGTGTCAGTTAAatgatgataaaaaaaattattaaaatatatattaaaatattatgatattttaaaaagtttattaattaattttttattaattttaataattaaatattttaatatttactcCCCATAATTATGAAAAACTTATGAATTagtctcttaaatttttaaaaattttattaactcatCTCTTCGAATCAgaagtattttatattttttttataatatttaaccgttaaaattaatggagtgattaactaataaacttttaaaatattaaaaatattttaacatattttttaaaataaaaaaattaattattatattttttatattataaaaattaaatagtaattttttaaaaaaaaaattggcaaAGCGTTAAATTGCATTGCATTTAATTAAAAAGGTGCAGCTTATTAAGTCCTatttaagtaaattatttttcttatacaaAGAAATTAGAATGATCTAATTTGCAATAGAATGGATTACTTTGAAGAAGTTTGTGTAATTGTGCAAATAAAGGAagagaaatttttattatttttaacaagtttttttACTTCTGACCAAATAAGGTTTTAAGGCATTGTTTGACTGCCATGAGGAACTTGGCTAGTCGTCGTAGATATTGACTCAAGACTCTCATTGCCAACTTCGGGCCTCAGGCCCGTCATGAATAATCACAAGAATTTCAAATCACAcgttttgattatttttatatgaatttccAATATGAATATTTATTTCAAAGATATTATCAGActtgtttatatataaaaaagaatttttattttaatttagaggTTGGCATCATCAGTCAAGTCACCGCAATGAGCATGGTGATGTGGGTACTATAAAGAAGCAATTAATATTGTAGTAAGATTGATTGAATCAAGGACGTTATGTCTGTAACTTTTGAATCATTTGGAAGGAAGAAAGCTAGAAATCTGAGGAACCCAACAAGAAGATGAGGGCATCATGAAATGGGTATGTGTTTGTGTAATAATAAAGGAGTAGAAAAGCTGAAAGAGACCTTTGATAATACAAAGGAAAAGATAAAGAAGAGATAAggaagtccttcattgaaagtGATGGTCAGTTTACAAGCAACAAAATGTGCCATCTTTACTTTACTCTGCATCTTCGTGGAGTTGGAATCCTTctcttttcaatttttcttcCAAATTTTTACCCTCCCCCCAATAAAAAACCCTATTTTCCTTTCTATCTTATAAGTTGCCGGTTGGCATGACAATAAAAGAAAGATGCAAAAGGGGGACCAAAAACCAACCAAAAATGTTCCTGCCTGTTAAGGATGATGCAAAGAAACGATTTCCTTTTTCCTACACAGCCATCTTCTCTCTTTAAAACAGGAATTTTTTTTGCTACACTTGCATCCATCCCCTTCATCACAAAAACATCcatatctctctctctcacccCAAAAGGAAGGAAACTGTGCTAAGCCGAGAGAGACAAATTGGGTAAAATCAAAGCAGTAGCACTGCTCAAAATGGAGCCGTTGACGTTCGATGGAGTGTGTGCTTTTTGGGAAGTTGAGCGGCTGCAGCCAAGTATAACtgcccaaaaaaataaaataaattaacgaCATCAACTTGTGTTATAACCAATTAGCTTGTAGGAGGGTGCAAATTTTGGTAGATATCTTTTTCTTGGCTTGATTAATATCAGAGAGCTGGGAATTAATATCTAGAGCAAACAGAAGAATTTGTGGGTCCCAATTTTCTTTCATTGTCGGCTTAACTTACCTCGCCTTGCTGTCTCTTGAGCCTTGCATTTTCTTCCATTAGATGTCGTACTTCGAGCTCTAACTCAGTAGTATAAGCCTgcaagaagaaaagaagtcaCAAGAAACAAACTCATCCCTTGAAGAAAACTGTACGAGAAAATTTGGTTAGTCAATAACCCTAATTAAAAGTGCAAATAATAAGACAGATAATTTCCTGTTTTCTAGCTCTCGATCGAGCTGCTGATTCTCGGTTCTTGATCATACGTTTATGCCGGCGATCACCGGAACTGTTATCAGATTCTTGAACCCTTTTCTTGCCAAAAGAAGGCATGCCCGAAGATGAATCCAAAGCCTCTAAAGAACTATTAAAGGAGGAAAAGTTTGAAACAGGACGGCTAGGCAAATGCGAGGCAGGCCTAAGTGGATCAGAGTTATCGAGAAAATCGAACACGGGACCTGAGTTTAAGCTAAGAATAGTAGCAGGAGGTGGCACTGAAGAACCACATAGACCAGACTCAACATGAGCAGAGACTATTCTTGTCGGAGTATCCTTGCTAAATGGTCTGGCAAAGAAGTCTTGAAGAATAAAGTTAGGGTTATGATGAGGATTATGGAGTCTGGGAGTGAAAGAGAGGTCTTGGTCACCAGAAGGGTGATCATGAAGAGAAGCGAGattgat
This is a stretch of genomic DNA from Manihot esculenta cultivar AM560-2 chromosome 2, M.esculenta_v8, whole genome shotgun sequence. It encodes these proteins:
- the LOC110608468 gene encoding pentatricopeptide repeat-containing protein At3g51320, with the protein product MARISTRDLFRIRLINNTFSNHHPPVRVLLKQNCLSSAPYSSSFPYIKDRPNSIYHPSVELLKLCQSTRHLFQVQTQLITCGLFPFWSARLLKHYSDFGNIEYTILVFRYIDSPGTFCVNNVIKAYSFSSIPEQAVIFYFEMLQIGFSPNSYTFVSLFGSCAKTGCAQSGQKCHGQALMNGVDCILQVQNSLLHFYGCCGDVESARKVFDKMLERDLVSWNSIINLYASIGELGIAHEIFDVMPERNVISWNTLINGYLKGNNPGCALMVFRKMVNSGLRGNDTTMVGVLSTCGKSARLKEGRSVHGFLIRTSLRLSIILDTSLIDMYSKCQKVELARRLFDSMSYRNLICWNAMILGHCIHGNPEDGLNLFAEMKNWSGDGEAIPDEVTYIGLLCACARSGLLTEGKRFFSQMMHTYSLKPNFAHHWCMANLYAGAGLIQEAENILRDMPEDDENASPESLVWANLLSLCRFQANANFGERIAKSLIDMEPWNFSHYRLLINVYAVAGKWDDVARVKEMVKGRRMRRMPGCNLMDLKEIVHKYRVGHFLQAGILMK
- the LOC110608470 gene encoding protein FD produces the protein MLSSTAGEATAQTKTLNRVSSSSSTSSSPSPFSPSDIHHKGKTMEEVWKDINLASLHDHPSGDQDLSFTPRLHNPHHNPNFILQDFFARPFSKDTPTRIVSAHVESGLCGSSVPPPATILSLNSGPVFDFLDNSDPLRPASHLPSRPVSNFSSFNSSLEALDSSSGMPSFGKKRVQESDNSSGDRRHKRMIKNRESAARSRARKQAYTTELELEVRHLMEENARLKRQQGELYLAAAAQLPKKHTLHRTSTAPF